One genomic window of Saccopteryx bilineata isolate mSacBil1 chromosome 4, mSacBil1_pri_phased_curated, whole genome shotgun sequence includes the following:
- the CPLX2 gene encoding complexin-2 isoform X1, which yields MNGLAHCPQPGLPGALHESPAVGGGTLTESDMDFVMKQALGGATKDMGKMLGGEEEKDPDAQKKEEERQEALRQQEEERKAKHARMEAEREKVRQQIRDKYGLKKKEEKEAEEKAALEQPCEGSLTRPKKAIPAGCGDEDEEEEESILDTVLKYLPGPLQDMFKK from the exons GTTGGCACATTGCCCCCAGCCAGGCCTGCCAGGCGCGCTGCATGAGAGTCCGGCCGTGGGCGGAGGCACGCTAACTGAGTCCGACATGGATTTCGTCATGAAGCAGGCCCTCGGAG GGGCCACCAAGGACATGGGGAAGATGCTGggcggggaggaggagaaggacccCGACGcgcagaagaaagaggaggagcggCAGGAGGCGCTgcggcagcaggaggaggagcgcAAGGCCAAGCATGCGCGCATGGAGGCCGAGCGGGAGAAGGTCCGGCAGCAGATCCGCGACAAG TACGGgctgaagaagaaggaagagaaggaggctgAGGAGAAGGCGGCCCTGGAGCAGCCCTGCGAGGGGAGCCTGACGCGGCCCAAGAAGGCCATCCCGGCCGGCTGCGGGgacgaggacgaggaggaggaggagagcatCCTGGACACGGTGCTCAAGTACCTGCCCGGGCCGCTGCAGGACATGTTCAAGAAGTAA
- the CPLX2 gene encoding complexin-2 isoform X2, translated as MDFVMKQALGGATKDMGKMLGGEEEKDPDAQKKEEERQEALRQQEEERKAKHARMEAEREKVRQQIRDKYGLKKKEEKEAEEKAALEQPCEGSLTRPKKAIPAGCGDEDEEEEESILDTVLKYLPGPLQDMFKK; from the exons ATGGATTTCGTCATGAAGCAGGCCCTCGGAG GGGCCACCAAGGACATGGGGAAGATGCTGggcggggaggaggagaaggacccCGACGcgcagaagaaagaggaggagcggCAGGAGGCGCTgcggcagcaggaggaggagcgcAAGGCCAAGCATGCGCGCATGGAGGCCGAGCGGGAGAAGGTCCGGCAGCAGATCCGCGACAAG TACGGgctgaagaagaaggaagagaaggaggctgAGGAGAAGGCGGCCCTGGAGCAGCCCTGCGAGGGGAGCCTGACGCGGCCCAAGAAGGCCATCCCGGCCGGCTGCGGGgacgaggacgaggaggaggaggagagcatCCTGGACACGGTGCTCAAGTACCTGCCCGGGCCGCTGCAGGACATGTTCAAGAAGTAA